Proteins found in one Nerophis ophidion isolate RoL-2023_Sa linkage group LG21, RoL_Noph_v1.0, whole genome shotgun sequence genomic segment:
- the col6a4a gene encoding collagen alpha-6(VI) chain isoform X2 — MEGTRSLLLGLMAALCFHGNAAQTTVCTQEAVADIVFMVDGSWSIGTKNFEQMRRFLSDLVGGFDVGLDRVRMALIQYSTTPRSEFLLNTYENKADILQYISTLPYMGGGTNTGQGLDFMLSKHFVKEAGSRAAQNVPQIAVVITDGKSQDDVESHALQLKKKGIILYAIGIKDADEDQLKEIANEPHAQYVYSVSDFSALQGISQSIVQTLCTTVEEEAKRQLLQLSEECAGATVADIVFLVDGSSSIGPENFQEIRGFLRSVVSGLDIGPNKVQVGLAQYSDETYQEFLLKDYMDKKSLLAELDKFPYRMGGTETGKAIDFLLTQYFTESAGSRASQRVPQIAVVITDGDSTDDVLVPAQRLRQHGVIVFGIGVGEANRAELESIANRPSDNFRFFIDSFQALQRLTEGLLQTMCISMGNQRQALSEKFADIFFLVDSGVSQAEFQQVRSVLVRLVNQLKFGISAHRLGLAQYSQDTKVEFSLNTYETKEDTSAAVRRFRQRRLQPNEPRNLGAALEYASSHFFTSEAGSRADQDFRQFLVVLSGKDSDDSIYKQSRLIKAEGVTVVALGIGASMQQMRVVATSPYAYQSIGNAVPALKTIFESEEQEITPTGECKGAKVADVVFIIDESGSIGTTNFQLVRTFLHSVVRGLDVGPSKVRVGIVMFSDKAFAPVYLDTFRDKNETLSFLKILPYHGGGTNTGAALNFTREHVFTQKRGSRKDKGVQQVAVVITDGKSQDDVSNAAANLRRAGVTIYTVGVKNANHAQLVKMASHPPNKHMFTVNSFAKLKSLEQQLQKVVCHNILRQAVTVNMRRSSIKEGCLQTDEADIFFLIDHSGSIFPTDFYDMKKFIIEFLNTFRIGPQHVRMGVAKYADRPNLEFDLTAYKDAKSLEKAVEAILQVGGGTETGRALQFMAPQFDRAMATRGQKVPEYLVVITDGKSSDDVKVPAEKLRAQGITIYAIGVKNAEMDELREISGEPKRTFFVNNFDALNPIKDDIITDICSTNVCKDIPGDLLFLIDSSGSIYPQDYEKMKDFMKSVIGKSNIGQNDVHVGVMQFSTVQQLEFPLNRHFTKDQMLRAIDGMRQIGGGTHTGEAIAALSQYFDAPQGGRPSVRQRMVVVTDGEAQDDVKVSAAALRRKGVVVYAIGVVDANTTQLLEISGSSDRVYAGRDFDALKDLENQVAMEICEPERECKKTEKADIIFLVDGSTSITSDKFRSMQKFMSSMVNKTTVGKDLTRFGVILFSSDPKSVFTLNQYESKRDVLQAILALKSPNGDTYTGKALKYSLTFFNAEHGGRAALGVPQILMVITDGDATDSNNLEEPSMALREKKINVFSIGVEGAIRNQLEIMAGQDLSRVFYVDNFAALETLHKNITQVLCNSTKPACEKQKADLVFLIDQSGSIDSQDYTIMKKFTAELVSSFKVSEDLVRVGLAQFSDIFQHEFYLNQFYTYESVTKVIMDMNQRGGGTMIGRALDAVRGHFEASQGCRKSAGVSQNLVLITDGESQDEVQDAADRLRALGVEVFAIGVGNYHRLELLQITNNTERLFTVENFNSLENIKQKVVSTICKSKDSKDPSDCSIDIAMGFDISQRKGLPGEMLVSGHAKLRTFLPEIVHYLSMVPGLCCTGTAPIDTKMAYRVVAPDGRLLYDFKFKPYDSSDDIVTKVMTLNLNVPTRLNAAMLRSFGEKFKADSRGGVKVLVIFSDGLDEDVLKLEDEAEQLRKSGISALLMVALEGARDAAQLQMLEFGRGFGYKLPLDIGMQSVGSTILKQIDTVSNRECCDVMCKCSGHEGVRGSRGLSGSKGPSGQKGYPGFPGEEGVPGERGRPGPSGPQGVQGCSGLRGPKGYRGLRGNRGEDGENGLDGVNGEQGVTGQAGSRGERGHPGNPGIPGIRGEAGLQGQRGLRGDPGESGADNTLPGSKGDVGNPGLPGQPGQDGRPGEVGVIGNPGPDGRRGALGVKGTAGARGDPGLRGSSGASGPQGPRGVRGQPGPRGIPGLPGPQGGPGSPGTAGSTGRRGGIGQKGQPGDPGPQGVAGTQGLRGMPGQDGRDGYGPAGPNGIKGDSGFPGYPGLVGESGFQGPKGHPGRKGNQGRGGNSGRPGAAGAPGDPGYAGHRGLRGLPGGKGMTECQLITYIRENCACSIDRSACPAFPTELVFGLDMSEDVTPTAFERQRAALLSLLEDMAIAESNCPTGARVAVVAYSAYTKYLIRFHDYRRKSQLLDAVRNIALERTSNRRQLGGAMRFVALNVLKRVRSGAMMRKVAVFFSNGPSQDASDIVTAVMEYRALDIVPAVISLRNAPAISRAMELDDTGKSIFTVLGRDAAADLRRVKNCAVCYDPCRRAQECVFIQETPQPQEVDADLLLVVDSSREIQADEYAGAQQLLGSVVEQLAVSPQPRQAGNRARVAVVQQSGTRDTKVEFGLQAYQSQQLMKTHLLRTMQQQGGASALGHALELSLREVLLKGGAARRKKVLLAVVGTQTAFEDRDTLRYASHRAKCEGVALFVVTVGERYNRTQVEELASTPTQQHLLHLPRLQALEQDYARRFFRVFMSALNKGVNTYPPPSLKRTCRDGGQVVDGGQQFVEEFADQPKEKELFQEQTGQLDAVGMPTAAGSDACSLGQDTGACQDYAMMWFYHAPLNQCQRFWYGGCGGNANRFHTQEECEDLCVSQTS; from the exons CTGTTTCCATGGCAACGCAGCACAGACGACAG TGTGCACTCAAGAAGCCGTAGCCGACATCGTCTTCATGGTGGACGGGTCCTGGAGCATCGGCACCAAAAACTTCGAGCAGATGCGCCGTTTTTTGTCCGATTTGGTCGGCGGCTTCGACGTGGGCCTCGACCGTGTCCGCATGGCTCTGATCCAGTACAGCACCACGCCAAGAAGTGAGTTCCTACTCAACACCTACGAGAACAAGGCCGACATCCTGCAGTACATCAGCACGCTGCCTTACATGGGAGGCGGCACCAACACGGGTCAAGGCCTGGACTTCATGCTTAGTAAGCATTTTGTGAAAGAGGCCGGGAGCAGGGCTGCCCAGAATGTGCCGCAGATCGCCGTAGTCATCACCGACGGCAAGTCGCAAGATGACGTGGAGTCCCACGCCCTGCAACTGAAAAAGAAAGGCATCATCTTGTACGCCATCGGGATTAAAGACGCAGATGAAGACCAACTGAAGGAAATCGCCAACGAGCCGCACGCCCAGTATGTCTACAGCGTGTCCGACTTTTCTGCTCTGCAGGGAATTTCTCAGAGCATCGTCCAGACGCTATGTACGACCGTGGAGGAGGAGGCCAAACGACAACTTCTGCAGTTGTCGGAAG AATGTGCAGGAGCCACCGTGGCCGACATTGTCTTCCTGGTGGACGGTTCTTCAAGCATTGGCCCTGAAAACTTTCAGGAGATCCGAGGTTTTCTCCGAAGCGTGGTCTCTGGTCTTGACATCGGCCCAAACAAGGTCCAGGTGGGTTTGGCGCAGTATAGCGATGAAACTTACCAGGAGTTCCTGTTAAAAGATTACATGGACAAGAAATCCCTGCTGGCCGAATTGGACAAGTTCCCGTATCGGATGGGGGGCACGGAGACCGGCAAGGCCATCGACTTTCTCCTGACGCAGTACTTCACAGAAAGCGCCGGTAGCCGAGCTAGCCAGCGGGTGCCTCAGATTGCCGTCGTTATCACGGACGGAGACTCCACCGACGACGTGTTAGTACCTGCTCAGCGCCTGAGGCAGCACGGAGTCATTGTTTTTGGTATCGGAGTTGGAGAAGCCAACCGCGCAGAGCTGGAGTCCATCGCCAACCGACCTTCTGACAATTTCCGCTTCTTCATCGATAGCTTCCAGGCCCTTCAGAGGCTGACTGAGGGTCTGCTGCAAACCATGTGCATCTCCATGGGCAACCAGAGGCAAG CCTTGTCAGAAAAGTTTGCAGACATTTTCTTCCTAGTTGACAGCGGTGTGAGCCAAGCTGAGTTCCAGCAGGTCAGAAGTGTTCTGGTGCGACTGGTCAACCAACTTAAGTTCGGAATCTCAGCTCACCGCCTCGGCTTGGCTCAGTACAGCCAAGATACCAAAGTGGAATTCTCCCTCAACACTTACGAAACAAAAGAGGACACCAGCGCCGCCGTCAGGCGCTTCCGCCAGCGCAGATTGCAGCCCAACGAGCCCCGCAATCTAGGCGCCGCCTTGGAGTACGCCAGCTCGCACTTCTTCACCAGCGAGGCGGGAAGCCGGGCAGACCAAGACTTCCGACAGTTCTTGGTTGTTTTGAGTGGGAAAGACTCGGACGACTCCATCTACAAGCAGTCTCGCTTAATCAAGGCGGAAGGCGTGACTGTGGTGGCGCTCGGCATTGGAGCGTCCATGCAGCAAATGCGCGTCGTAGCCACAAGTCCCTACGCGTACCAGTCCATCGGCAACGCTGTTCCCGCTCTGAAGACAATTTTTGAAAGCGAAGAGCAGGAGATCACTCCTACCGGAG AATGCAAAGGAGCCAAAGTGGCAGACGTCGTGTTTATAATCGATGAATCAGGAAGCATCGGAACCACAAACTTCCAGCTGGTACGCACCTTCCTGCACTCGGTCGTGAGAGGCCTGGACGTGGGTCCGTCCAAAGTGCGAGTGGGCATCGTGATGTTCAGCGACAAAGCGTTTGCGCCTGTCTATCTCGACACCTTCAGGGACAAAAACGAGACGCTGAGTTTCCTCAAAATCCTGCCCTATCACGGTGGCGGCACAAACACCGGCGCCGCCCTCAATTTCACACGGGAGCATGTGTTCACCCAGAAAAGAGGGAGCAGGAAAGACAAGGGCGTCCAGCAGGTGGCGGTGGTGATCACTGATGGTAAATCCCAAGATGATGTGAGCAACGCTGCTGCTAACCTCCGCAGGGCCGGTGTCACCATCTACACGGTCGGAGTCAAAAACGCAAACCATGCCCAGCTGGTAAAGATGGCGTCGCACCCCCCCAACAAGCACATGTTTACCGTGAACAGCTTCGCCAAACTCAAGTCGCTGGAGCAACAGCTGCAGAAGGTTGTCTGCCATAACATTCTGCGCCAAGCCGTCACCGTTAATATGAGAAGAAGCAGCATCAAAGAAG gctGCTTGCAAACAGACGAAGCCGACATCTTTTTCTTGATCGACCACTCCGGAAGCATTTTTCCCACTGACTTTTACGACATGAAGAAGTTCATCATCGAGTTCCTAAATACTTTTCGTATTGGGCCGCAGCATGTCCGCATGGGCGTCGCCAAGTACGCCGACAGACCAAATCTGGAATTTGATCTGACGGCCTACAAGGACGCCAAAAGCCTGGAGAAGGCCGTTGAGGCAATCTTGCAGGTGGGAGGTGGGACTGAAACAGGAAGAGCGCTACAATTCATGGCCCCACAGTTTGATCGGGCGATGGCCACTCGTGGTCAGAAAGTGCCGGAATATCTGGTGGTCATCACCGATGGGAAATCTTCGGACGATGTGAAGGTGCCTGCAGAGAAGCTACGAGCGCAGGGCATCACCATTTATGCCATCGGAGTGAAGAACGCTGAGATGGATGAGCTGCGCGAAATATCCGGCGAACCCAAGAGGACATTCTTTGTCAACAATTTCGATGCTCTGAACCCCATCAAAGACGACATCATCACCGACATCTGCTCCACAAACG TTTGCAAAGACATACCTGGAGACCTCCTGTTCTTGATTGACAGTTCTGGGAGCATTTATCCACAAGACTACGAGAAAATGAAAGACTTCATGAAATCTGTCATCGGTAAGTCCAATATCGGACAGAATGACGTTCACGTTGGCGTCATGCAGTTCAGCACCGTCCAGCAACTGGAGTTCCCCCTCAACCGCCACTTCACCAAGGACCAAATGTTGAGAGCCATCGATGGCATGCGGCAGATCGGAGGAGGTACACACACAGGCGAAGCTATCGCAGCGTTATCGCAGTACTTTGACGCTCCCCAAGGGGGGCGTCCCAGCGTGAGGCAGAGGATGGTGGTGGTGACAGATGGCGAGGCTCAAGATGATGTCAAAGTTTCTGCCGCCGCCTTGAGGCGCAAAGGTGTGGTGGTCTACGCCATTGGGGTGGTGGATGCCAACACCACCCAGCTTCTGGAGATCAGTGGATCGTCAGACCGGGTCTACGCTGGGAGGGACTTTGATGCTCTGAAGGACCTGGAGAACCAAGTGGCTATGGAGATCTGCGAGCCAGAGAGAG AATGCAAAAAGACAGAGAAGGCTGACATTATCTTCCTGGTGGACGGCTCCACCAGCATCACATCGGACAAGTTCAGAAGCATGCAGAAGTTCATGTCATCAATGGTGAACAAAACCACAGTTGGCAAAGACCTGACTCGCTTCGGAGTCATTCTCTTCTCCTCGGACCCCAAGTCTGTGTTTACTCTCAACCAGTATGAGTCTAAACGAGATGTTCTTCAAGCAATTTTAGCTCTGAAGTCCCCAAATGGAGACACCTACACCGGCAAGGCTTTGAAATATTCCTTGACTTTCTTCAACGCCGAGCACGGCGGCCGGGCAGCCCTCGGCGTTCCTCAGATTCTCATGGTGATCACAGATGGCGACGCTACAGACAGCAACAATCTGGAAGAGCCGTCTATGGCACTTCGTGAAAAAAAAATTAACGTCTTTAGTATTGGGGTGGAAGGCGCCATCAGGAACCAGCTGGAGATCATGGCTGGTCAAGACTTAAGCCGAGTGTTCTATGTGGACAATTTCGCTGCCCTGGAAACTTTGCACAAGAACATCACACAAGTTCTCTGCAACTCCACAAAGCCAG CCTGCGAGAAACAAAAAGCCGACCTGGTCTTCCTGATTGACCAGTCCGGCAGCATCGACTCACAGGACTACACCATCATGAAGAAATTCACAGCAGAACTCGTATCCAGCTTTAAAGTCAGCGAGGATTTGGTACGCGTTGGCCTGGCCCAGTTCAGTGACATTTTCCAGCATGAGTTCTACCTGAATCAGTTCTACACGTATGAGTCAGTCACCAAAGTCATCATGGACATGAACCAGCGTGGTGGCGGGACCATGATTGGACGGGCACTGGATGCCGTTAGGGGTCATTTTGAGGCCTCACAGGGTTGCCGAAAGTCGGCCGGTGTTTCCCAAAATTTGGTCTTGATCACTGACGGCGAATCCCAGGATGAGGTGCAGGACGCCGCGGACCGTCTCAGGGCTCTAGGCGTTGAGGTGTTCGCCATTGGCGTTGGTAACTACCACAGACTGGAGCTCTTGCAGATCACCAACAACACAGAAAGACTTTTCACAGTGGAGAACTTCAATAGTTTGGAAAACATCAAACAAAAGGTGGTCAGCACAATCTGCAAATCCAAAGATTCCAAAGATCCTTCAG ACTGCAGCATCGACATTGCAATGGGCTTTGACATCTCTCAAAGAAAGGGCCTTCCTGGAGAGATGTTGGTCAGCGGCCATGCCAAGCTCAGGACCTTCCTGCCAGAGATTGTGCATTACCTGTCCATGGTCCCCGGCCTGTGTTGCACCGGCACTGCCCCAATCGACACCAAAATGGCTTACAGAGTGGTGGCACCTGACGGACGTCTCCTGTACGACTTCAAATTCAAACCGTACGACTCCAGCGATGACATAGTGACAAAGGTTATGACTTTAAATTTGAACGTTCCCACGCGGCTCAACGCCGCCATGCTGAGGTCCTTCGGCGAGAAATTTAAGGCAGATTCCAGAGGCGGCGTGAAG GTTCTAGTGATCTTCTCAGACGGACTTGATGAAGACGTGCTGAAACTGGAGGACGAGGCAGAGCAGCTGCGAAAGTCTG GTATCAGCGCACTGCTGATGGTGGCCCTCGAGGGGGCGCGAGACGCCGCCCAGCTGCAGATGTTGGAGTTCGGCCGAGGGTTTGGCTACAAGCTTCCTCTCGACATCGGAATGCAGAGTGTTGGCAGCACAATCCTCAAACAGATT GACACAGTGTCAAATAGAGAGTGCTGCGACGTCATGTGCAAGTGTTCGGGACACGAAGGCGTTCGAGGCTCTCGGGGTCTGTCGGGGTCAAAG GGGCCGTCCGGACAAAAAGGTTACCCTGGCTTCCCAGGGGAAGAGGGCGTCCCA GGAGAGCGGGGGCGTCCCGGACCCAGCGGACCTCAGGGCGTCCAGGGCTGCTCTGGACTCAGAGGACCAAAG GGCTACCGAGGCCTGCGAGGAAACCGG GGCGAGGATGGAGAAAACGGATTGGACGGCGTCAACGGCGAGCAG GGCGTGACGGGACAAGCCGGCAGTCGAGGGGAGCGAGGACACCCAGGAAATCCG GGTATTCCAGGGATCCGGGGGGAAGCAGGGCTGCAAGGACAGCGAGGACTGAGAGGAGATCCG GGAGAATCCGGTGCCGACAATACCTTGCCAGGATCCAAAGGAGACGTTGGCAACCCTGGTTTGCCG GGACAACCCGGGCAGGACGGACGTCCCGGTGAGGTCGGCGTCATCGGGAACCCG GGTCCGGACGGACGACGAGGTGCCCTTGGGGTCAAG GGAACTGCCGGAGCCCGCGGAGATCCAGGACTCAGAGGAAGTTCAGGTGCTTCTGGTCCACAG GGCCCTAGAGGGGTGAGAGGTCAACCTGGGCCAAGAGGAATCCCTGGACTTCCTGGACCACAG GGAGGGCCAGGCTCACCTGGAACAGCAGGCTCTACGGGACGCCGCGGTGGTATCGGTCAGAAG GGCCAACCGGGAGATCCGGGACCACAGGGTGTTGCAGGAACGCAGGGCCTGCGAGGGATGCCG GGTCAGGATGGGAGGGACGGATATGGACCCGCAGGACCCAATGGCATCAAG ggaGATTCAGGATTCCCAGGCTATCCCGGTTTAGTG GGCGAAAGCGGCTTTCAGGGACCCAAAGGCCACCCGGGCCGCAAAGGAAATCAAGGCCGAGGG GGGAACTCCGGCCGTCCTGGAGCCGCAGGTGCGCCTGGAGACCCGGGCTACGCGGGGCATCGG GGTCTCCGAGGTCTGCCTGGAGGCAAAGGCATGACG gaATGTCAGCTGATCACCTACATCCGAGAAAACTGTG CGTGCTCCATTG ACAGGAGCGCTTGTCCAGCCTTCCCCACCGAGCTGGTCTTCGGTCTGGACATGTCTGAGGACGTGACCCCGACGGCCTTCGAGAGGCAGCGTGCGGCACTGCTCTCGTTGTTGGAGGACATGGCCATCGCCGAGAGCAACTGCCCTACGGGCGCCCGCGTGGCTGTGGTGGCCTACAGCGCCTACACCAAGTACCTGATTCGTTTCCACGACTACCGGCGCAAATCGCAGCTGCTGGACGCCGTGAGGAACATCGCTCTGGAGCGCACGTCCAACCGGCGGCAGCTGGGCGGCGCCATGCGCTTCGTGGCCCTCAACGTCCTCAAACGCGTGCGCTCCGGGGCGATGATGAGGAAGGTGGCCGTCTTCTTCTCCAACGGTCCGTCGCAGGATGCCAGCGACATCGTGACCGCCGTAATGGAGTACCGGGCCCTCGACATCGTGCCGGCCGTAATCTCCCTGAGGAACGCCCCCGCCATTAGCCGCGCCATGGAG CTGGACGACACAGGGAAGTCCATCTTCACCGTGCTGGGCAGGGACGCCGCCGCCGACCTCAGGAGGGTGAAGAACTGTGCTGTTTGCTACG ACCCCTGCAGGCGGGCCCAGGAGTGCGTCTTTATCCAGGAGACGCCGCAGCCGCAGGAAGTGGACGCCGACCTGCTCCTGGTCGTGGACAGTTCCCGCGAGATACAGGCCGACGAGTACGCCGGCGCCCAGCAGCTGCTTGGCTCCGTGGTGGAACAGTTGGCCGTGAGCCCGCAGCCCCGCCAGGCCGGCAACCGAGCCCGTGTGGCCGTCGTCCAGCAGAGCGGAACCCGGGACACCAAGGTGGAGTTCGGGCTGCAGGCCTACCAGAGCCAGCAGCTGATGAAGACACACCTGCTGCGCACCATGCAACAACAAGGCGGCGCGTCGGCACTCGGGCACGCTCTGGAACTGAGCCTGAGGGAGGTGCTGCTGAAGGGTGGCGCCGCCCGCAGAAAGAAGGTCCTGCTGGCCGTGGTCGGCACCCAGACGGCGTTCGAAGACCGCGACACGCTGCGCTACGCCTCCCACAGGGCCAAGTGTGAGGGCGTGGCGCTGTTTGTCGTCACGGTCGGCGAGCGCTACAACCGCACGCAGGTGGAGGAGCTGGCCAGCACCCCCACCCAGCAGCACCTGCTACACTTGCCCCGCCTCCAAGCCCTCGAGCAAGACTACGCGCGCCGCTTCTTCAGGGTCTTCATGTCCGCACTCAACA aggGCGTGAACACGTACCCGCCACCATCTTTGAAGCGGACCTGTAGAGATGGAGGGCAGGTCGTGGACGGCGG ACAACAGTTTGTGGAGGAGTTTGCCGACCAGCCAAAGGAGAAGGAACTGTTCCAGGAGCAGACGGGGCAACTGGATGCCGTCGGCATGCCGACCGCCGCAGGCTCCG ACGCCTGCTCCCTGGGCCAGGACACAGGCGCCTGCCAGGACTACGCCATGATGTGGTTCTACCACGCCCCACTGAACCAGTGCCAGCGCTTCTGGTACGGCGGCTGCGGCGGCAACGCCAACCGCTTCCACACACAGGAAGAGTGCGAGGACCTCTGCGTGAGCCAGACGTCCTGA